Sequence from the Bacillus sp. es.036 genome:
GCTATCATTTTCGCCATCAACTTCCATAGGTACTCCCACGATTAGTAGCTCATTATGTGACTCTGGATTAAGATTTGTTTCAAAATCACCTTGTTTTACAACCGTCTCTCTCTCAGTAAAAACGCCATTAAGAATTGGATCATCTTTAAAAACTTCCAATGGTAATTGCGGTAAACCGTGTGAATTTGGTGAATACCATAATTCTCCGCTTTCTTCTTTATCAATGATCATCACCCCTGTCGGGTAAAAGTCTGTGATTTCCCAGGCAGTTTCAAGCGCTTGATCTCGATCATCATATCGCTCGATAACAGAAGCCACTTTATTTGCTAGTCGCTCCATCTGTTCGGCTTCTTTTTCCACATGAAAATCCTCAAAAAATTGAAGTAATAAAATGGTTAAGATCGATAGTACAAATGCAACTAACAGGATAATAGTAAGCCAAAGCTTACCTACAACACTTCTCCAAATCATTACTCTTTAACAGCCTCAAACTTATACCCTACACCCCAAACTGTTGAAATCATTGCAGCAGCTTTTGGAGAAACTTTATTCAACTTTTCTCTAAGTCGTTTCACATGAGTATCAACAGTACGAAGATCACCAAAAAATTCGTAATTCCATACATCTTTCAACAGTTCTTCACGAGAGAATACTTTGTCAGGCGCTTTTGCAAGATAATACAAAAGCTCATACTCTTTAGGTGTTAAATTAATAATTTGTTCCTCTGCTAGGACACGATGTGCATCATGATCAATGGTTAAGTGCGGAAACACGATTACATTTTTTGTGGTTGTTTCTGTTTGTAGAAATTTTGTCGTTGACGACCTTCTAAGCAATGCCTTCACGCGGAGAACGACTTCCCTCGGACTAAATGGCTTAGTAATATAGTCATCTGCTCCAACTTCAAATCCTTGAACGCGATTGGCTTCTTCGCCTTTTGCCGTCAACATAATAACAGGCGTCGCTTTTTGCTCACGCATTTGCTGACAAACTTCTATTCCATCCATTCCCGGAAGCATCAGATCAAGCAAAATGAGATCAAAATCATCTTCGATGGCCATTTCAAGTGCTTGTTCTCCATTTTCCGCTTCTTCAATATCATAGTTTTCTCTCTCTAGATACATACGTAGCAACTTTCGAATACGCTCTTCATCATCTACAACTAAAATTCGTGCGTCTTTTTCCAAGAAGATTACCTCCCACATGAGCTCATGTGTTCTATTCTATCATGTATTTAGCTTTACCGACCAGTAACGGGAAGTCCATTTTCGATATATCATAAAAACTATGTATTCGTAATAAGTCTTCCTTTTAGCATGTTCTACCTTTTGAACAAATAAACAAACTGCCCCACCTTATAAGAAAACCTTCACTATTCGTGAAGGTTTTCTTTGCTATGCATAAGAATGAAGCCCAGAAATAACAAGGTTTACAACAACGAGGTTTAGCATGATGATGACAAAACCTACTACAGCTAACCATGCTGATTTCTCACCTTGCCAACCTCTTGAGAGACGTAGATGGAGATACGCCGCATAAAAGAGGAATGTCACAAGCGCCCACACCTCTTTAGGGTCCCATCCCCAGAACCTCGTCCAGGCAGCCTGTGCCCAGATCATCGCGAAGATTAGAGCTCCAAGTGTGAAAACCGGAAATCCAATCGCAACTGCTCGATATTGAATTTCATCTACTAGTTCTTCATTAACATTTTTGAGGGCAGGTTGAATTGCAGCACCAATTCGCTTACGTAAAATCAACCTGATTAGACCATATAGGACCAGGCCTCCTACAATTGACCAGATGAGCGTATTTAGCTTATGAGCAGCTTTCTCTCCCTTCATCCAGCTAGGAGCTTCAAAAAGAGGGCCAAATTCATTCCCACTTACATATTGCCCATCAGTTGGACCAGCTAGTGCTGGTAACGTATAGTCTACTGTAACCTGTTGTTCATTCTGATCAACAAATTGATAAGTAGATGAATAGCCTGCAGCTTCGAATCCAAGGGAAAGGATAACAAAGGCAATGGTACTTATTAAAGAATACATCACAAATTCAAGCCAAAAAGTAGACTTGCTTGCTTTCTTCTGATTTACCGTTTTAACAAGATAAACAAGACCAGCAGCAAAACTAATGGCTAATATCCCTTCGCCGAGTGCAGCCGTCGTTACATGAATTTTAAGCCAGTTACTTTGTAGAGCTGGAATAAGCGGCTGAATGTCGGATGGAAACACACTTGCATAAGCGATAACAATAATGGCTACCGGCATTGCAAAAACCCCGATAACATTACTTCGATAGATCAGATATATAATCAAGAAAGCGAAGACCATCGCCATCCCGAAGAACGTTGTAAATTCAAATAAGTTACTAACAGGCGCATGCCCTGCTGCAATCCATCTTGTAATAAAATAGCTCAGTTGAAAAAGAAAACCAACCGTTGAAAGAATAAATCCCCACATTCCCCATTTTTTCGCATGAGATTCCTCATCTGACTTTCGCCATTTCCTCCCGAATAGAGAAATAGCAAAAACGATACTCGCTGCAAAGTAGATAAAGAAAGCGACATAAAGCAAGTTACTGCTTAATTGAGCCATCTTATCTTGCCTCCCTTCGTGGTGCTAACAATCTATTTCTTTTGTTCTGCCTGGTCTATCGGCATTTGAAGTCCAGTTTGAGTCGAGATACTTTCGAGTTCACGCTTTAAACCATACCAGTTTTTATTTGTATGAGAAGATAACCAGATGTCTTTATCTGTTCTTCGTACCCAAATTCGACGATGATTCCAGTACATTCCTTGAATGACACCAATCATAAAGATTGCACCA
This genomic interval carries:
- a CDS encoding response regulator; its protein translation is MEKDARILVVDDEERIRKLLRMYLERENYDIEEAENGEQALEMAIEDDFDLILLDLMLPGMDGIEVCQQMREQKATPVIMLTAKGEEANRVQGFEVGADDYITKPFSPREVVLRVKALLRRSSTTKFLQTETTTKNVIVFPHLTIDHDAHRVLAEEQIINLTPKEYELLYYLAKAPDKVFSREELLKDVWNYEFFGDLRTVDTHVKRLREKLNKVSPKAAAMISTVWGVGYKFEAVKE
- the ccsB gene encoding c-type cytochrome biogenesis protein CcsB, with protein sequence MAQLSSNLLYVAFFIYFAASIVFAISLFGRKWRKSDEESHAKKWGMWGFILSTVGFLFQLSYFITRWIAAGHAPVSNLFEFTTFFGMAMVFAFLIIYLIYRSNVIGVFAMPVAIIVIAYASVFPSDIQPLIPALQSNWLKIHVTTAALGEGILAISFAAGLVYLVKTVNQKKASKSTFWLEFVMYSLISTIAFVILSLGFEAAGYSSTYQFVDQNEQQVTVDYTLPALAGPTDGQYVSGNEFGPLFEAPSWMKGEKAAHKLNTLIWSIVGGLVLYGLIRLILRKRIGAAIQPALKNVNEELVDEIQYRAVAIGFPVFTLGALIFAMIWAQAAWTRFWGWDPKEVWALVTFLFYAAYLHLRLSRGWQGEKSAWLAVVGFVIIMLNLVVVNLVISGLHSYA